Below is a genomic region from Methanoregula sp..
GGCTGGAGAAGTTCGATCTTCCGGCCCTCGGCCCCGCATGCACAGCTCTTTGCCACCAGCGGCACGTTGCACTGATCACACCAGAAAAGGACCTTTTTTACCGGCGGCTCGTGCATCATACACACTGATTGCGCGGGAAGGGAGATAAGAGAAGCGATTGGGGAGGGGGATCGTTTAATGCCTTTTTAGGGATAGTATACTGGACTGTTTTGCATTCAATTATTTTCCGACTCTTAAGAAACAGTTCTCCTGTCAATTTATTCATGCTCTATGAAACTATGAGGGTGACCCCCTCTCTCCCCCCGTGGGGGAGGCAGCCCAAGGGGAGCATCCCCTTGACCCCCTTCATTTTCAGGAATGCATCAACCTCTTGAAGGATGTTGCACTATCTGGTCGGTTGCTTTTCAAAACGTCTTTATGTAAATTGAATGAGACTGACCGGACCCTGAACCGCCGCGGGGGCGCCCCGTCGGGGGCGGCGGTGTCTATCGTAAGCGGGGGTATGGGGGCATCAGCCCCCATCATGAACCCTAAATATTTTCCCAGATTTGCAAAGAACAATAGTTTTTCAGAACAATTCTTTCGATAAATTAACCAGACACATGCCGGACAAGACAGTTTTGTAACATTCCCCACACCTTAAGTACTACCAGATCCCACGTAATTTTTAATATACGTATGAGCCCCCCCGCTGCGAATTCCGATGAACAGGAAGATGCACTGCAGCATCTTAAAAGCCGGGGCTATTGTTCTTCTGAACAGTGCGTTATCCGGATCGAACATCTCACCAAAACGTTCCAGGATAAACAGCGAACGGTAACAGCCGTGGATGATGTCACTTTTGATGTCAAACGCGGCGAGATCTTCGGCCTGCTCGGGCCCAACGGTGCCGGAAAAAGCACCCTGATACGCATCCTCACCACCCTGCTCAAACCCACCTCGGGTACAGCATTTGTTGATGTGTATGAGATCACCAGAGATCCAGAAAAGATCCGGGGCATCATCGGGGTCTGTCCCCAGAACAGCACGCTGGATAATGAGCTCACCGCGTACGACAATTTAGAGTTCTATGGAAAGTTAGAGGATGTCGATGACCGCATCCTGCCGGATCGCATCTGGGAACTTCTGGCCATGGTCGGGCTTACTGACCGGGCCCACATGAAAGTGCAGACTTTCTCGGGCGGGATGAAGAGGAAGCTTGAGATCGTGCGGGCGTTCATCCACCGCCCCCTGATCCTGTTTCTTGACGAACCGACCATCGGTCTTGATCCTGAGTCCCGGCGCGAGGTCTGGCAGCAGATCGAACACCTGAACGCAGAGAACACCACCATCATCTTAACCACACATTACATGGACGAGGCAGAGAAACTCTGTGGCAGGATTGCGTTTGTGGACCGGGGCCGGCTCATATCGTTAGATACCATGGATAACCTGCGCCTGCTGCTTCCTGCCGGCGATCTTATCGAAATTGGGTTTGATCGGCTGGATGACCGGATCATTTCTGCAATCAGAGCACATGATCTTGTCATTTCTGCTGACGTAAAAGAGCAGAGGCTCCATATCACCGCAAAAAACGGAAACACCATCCTGCCGGCCATTCTTGCGATCTTTGATCGCTATGCAGTAACCATAACCGCAATCTCTATCCGGTCCCCTTCCCTTGAAGACGTCTTCATCTACCTGACCGGTAAAAACCTGAGCGACGGCGGGGGAAGCGATGGCGCACAGGG
It encodes:
- a CDS encoding ATP-binding cassette domain-containing protein; the encoded protein is MSPPAANSDEQEDALQHLKSRGYCSSEQCVIRIEHLTKTFQDKQRTVTAVDDVTFDVKRGEIFGLLGPNGAGKSTLIRILTTLLKPTSGTAFVDVYEITRDPEKIRGIIGVCPQNSTLDNELTAYDNLEFYGKLEDVDDRILPDRIWELLAMVGLTDRAHMKVQTFSGGMKRKLEIVRAFIHRPLILFLDEPTIGLDPESRREVWQQIEHLNAENTTIILTTHYMDEAEKLCGRIAFVDRGRLISLDTMDNLRLLLPAGDLIEIGFDRLDDRIISAIRAHDLVISADVKEQRLHITAKNGNTILPAILAIFDRYAVTITAISIRSPSLEDVFIYLTGKNLSDGGGSDGAQGGGGVPAPDRRRPS